GCCAATCGTTGAAGGCGTACCGACGGGCGCGCGACGACGCGCCGCCGGACGCTCGACGGCCGCGCGAAAGGTTAACAGCGCTATCCCCCGCCGAGTTATCCACAGCACTATCCACAGGCTTATCCACAGAGTTATCCACAGGGTCAAGGACGCGCCACAGCCCCGCCGCAACCAACTTCTCAGCCTGCCGACGAGTGCCCCCAATGACACGAATCTCACGCTCCGAGATCACCCCATCAGTCAGATGCCGGGCACAATACGTACCCGCCGACACCCAAAGACCACGCGCCGACATATCCAGCCCCAGCACCTTCGGGTGGTCGTAGAACGAATCATCAACACGAAACCACGTCACGACAGCGCACCTCCAAGATCGAGAGTCCCGTTCTGCAACCGCGTATCTAGCGACAAACGCAGATAGCCATCGTTGATATCGCCGCCGACATACCGACGGCCGCTTTCCACCGCCGCCTGCGCGGTAGTGCCGGAACCGTGAAACGGGTCAAACACGAGCCCGCCCTCCGGGCAGGACGACACGACACACCGCCGGGCAAGTTCGAGCGGCATAACAGCCTCATGCGCGCCCGGGAACGGCTGGGTCGGGATAGACCACACACTGCCCGGATTACGCCCCGAATGCTCACCGGACCACACCCCGGTCGCCGAATTTCCCTTGTTCGTATGCCCAGATCGAGCCCGGCGAGAGGCAGACCGATCGCCGTCATACATCACGCGCAAAGGATCCAGATCGAAATAGTGCTCCTTCCCCCGCGTAAGCATGAACACATGCTCATAGTTCTGCGAAACACGATCGGTGCAGGATTCCGGCATACCGTTCGGCTTTTGCCACACAACCGCCGAACGCAAATGCCACCCGTCTGTTTGCAGATCCTTCGCCACCATCCAGGGCACGCCGCACAACTGACCATCGACGCGTTTGTCTCCCAGATTCAGCCAGACGACACCCTCCGGCTTCATCTTTCGGAAAATGAGAC
Above is a genomic segment from Corynebacterium lujinxingii containing:
- a CDS encoding DNA-methyltransferase, whose translation is MRLLLGSAWDVAASLDDDSVDCVVTSPPYWRLRDYGGRPEQWGQERSVGQYVDRIVGLFGLIFRKMKPEGVVWLNLGDKRVDGQLCGVPWMVAKDLQTDGWHLRSAVVWQKPNGMPESCTDRVSQNYEHVFMLTRGKEHYFDLDPLRVMYDGDRSASRRARSGHTNKGNSATGVWSGEHSGRNPGSVWSIPTQPFPGAHEAVMPLELARRCVVSSCPEGGLVFDPFHGSGTTAQAAVESGRRYVGGDINDGYLRLSLDTRLQNGTLDLGGALS